The Tachysurus vachellii isolate PV-2020 chromosome 21, HZAU_Pvac_v1, whole genome shotgun sequence region GAAAAATGTCAGATTGTAAGAAGATAATTTTTCTATAATCAGTGTCCTGATTTGGCCCCAGGAAGAATAGAATATGGATGATGGAGATCCATGCGATTTTATTCTAAGTcagcaaaagacaaaacaatccAGCAGAAGTTTGGGATTTTCCTGCTTAAAGACTTCTAGTAAAATGGCATGTTAATAAGTGAAACTACGAGTAGTTGACTGGTACCTGGGAACCCTCCATTTTTGACATTAAACTGGCTTAATAAATGTATGAGATCTAATGTGCATGTTTATCACCTTATTATTAAGGTCTAAATTCATCTGCCAAGATTTCATTATCCAGAAGAGGTTGCATGTTAATGTAACTGAGCCTAAAACAATCACATAGCCTATCAGAGCAAAATGTGCTATAAAAGGCTTAAGCTCCCTGTAAAATCTCATTCCAAAGGCCCATGCAGGCAGAGAATATTAGCAAGAATTGTTTGGCATGTGTGACTGAAGACTGACTCACTCGAGGCTTAGAGTTGAAATTCCTAAAGAAACTCCAGAGGCAAACTTCGTGAAGAACACGTAGAAGGAGTAGAAGATGGCTTCGTGACCCTGAGATTCAGGATTCAGAACTTTGAAGTCATCAACCACATCAGGAAGCATAGacctgcatacacacatatacatgtacaaGTTAGATTCCCAACGCAGTGCTGGTCAGTGACCAGTGGTTCTCTTACTGACCGACACTCACCAGGGGAGGAGAAAGGCGGCAGCGATGCTGACTCCAGAAGCAAAGGCAATAATGTAGGTCACAATGAGATTACTCTTCAACAGGACCACTGTGATCAAGAATGGAATCACGATCTGCAAGCATTACAAAGATGAGCATTGAGAATTATTACATCCATCACCTACAGTACTATGAGCGCTAGACAGAAAGTCTTCAACtgcattataaataatttcgTCCAAAAACTGCTCTCCATTTTTAAACACTGCTACAAGTCACACCTCTTAAATGGTCCTGCTAATACTTACTGTAGTCCCAACATAGACGGCTGTTTTCTTGCCAAATCGGGTAAGGAACCACTGCCAGAAAGGGATGGTGAGAGTGGCAGAGAGCTAGAGACAAAATAGATTAGAACAGATTAGAACAAGTCAAGGTTAAGACTTTTCATTTCACAATTCATCCTTTTACTCTGAAGAGCTTTATAACTGCCTTTTCATACCAGTAAAGCCACAGGAAAGGAGTAATTATATAGTGAGGTTACTACACAAAAACTGGCACCTCATTCATAGTGAAATTGAGCCCAGGATCAGTCTGTACATGTCTTTTAACCTAatcctttgtttaaaaaaacaaaaaaaaaaacaaaaacaacctgTGTGGCTATTCAACATGTAGCATGCATTTTGCAGGTTTTCTGTGAATCCAAATCCTGTGCTGAAACATTATGCTGTTAAATAGCATTAAATGAGAGAGTCTTTAAGCAAGTTGTCACTTGTAGCAACTAGTTAAACCTGATGCATCAATGTGGGGTTGTTTTATTGCACTTTGAGATAGTCTATCTTTTAATAGGGATTAGAGCTGAATAAATATCCTTAAACATTACCAGATAAGTCATTTTTTCATATACATAATGTGACTTTTGTATTGTGTTAAACACTCTGTTGACACTCATTTATCAATCCGAAAGTAATTTACCAAATAAAAGTTGACCTTTTTGAGTCTGAATGGATTCTATTTGTTTACTCTATGAGCTAATAAAATGCCATGTCCTCAGCTTCCTCCACAAGATGGTCACAAAGCTGGATGTTGTGCTATAATCTTTAGAAGAACACTTACCATGACAACCAGCAGGACATTCTGAAAATCATCTCTGTAGCCCAGGGTGTAGGAACAGAACAGAGCAAAATTGCCCTCCAAGAGCTGCACAAAGAAACAttgagttataaaaaaaaaaaaaaaaaaaaaaaaaaacactgtgcaaatcctaataaaataaaacaaaccacaaGCCAAAGATAGCTAAGACTAGCCGTGGTGGCCCAAAAAGTGGCTGAACTTAAACCCGCAAAAACAAACACCCTCCTGTAAAACAGGCATAGCACTCACCATGAAAGCCAGAGAGGTGAAGAGGAAGCCCATCACCAGCTTGGCGTACGGACCATGGCCCATCACTAGACGGATACCCCGGAAGAAGGACATTCGCTCGGATCGTACCTTTGAGGCTtctatcaaaacaaaacaaaatattttagagGCTGAGGTATTGgtcatgttaaatgaaattcatGTCAAATGTAAAGGAGTCATGGAGCTACTGTGAACATTTCAACACAAGCTCATCCAAACTCTGTGAACAGCATGTGAATTGTTCAAGAGTCAACACTCATGACTGCGGATACTGTATACAGTTCCTGTTGTGTGCTTTCCTCTGCTCTGGGCTGAAACTGCTCTACAAATACTACTttgttaaaaagttttttttttccccctgcaaaATATGCCCAAATAAACTAACAAACTGCAGCACTATCTATTAAAGTGGACCCCTGTTTCAGATGCATCTGTGTCACTGGTGTAAAAGAACTCCTCTCGGTTTACCCAGTGCCATTCCCAAGCCCCTAAACCTGACTGAGTGCCAGCCTCAGAGTAACCTGAGAGCTGTGGAAAAGAGTCCACTAAACAGAATATGCGACATGAATTAAACCAACCTGATCCCTTGTGCATTACACAAGGATGTGTGACTAACTCTCTGTGGAAACCAGCTTTGTTAGTATCCAAATAATATCAGGGTGTGGACAGGTACAATGAAGGTGTCATAATTCTATGGAAACATCAACAAAAATTTTGGCTCACCTTTGCGTTCCTTCACTCCAAGGAACAGTGTGATGGCACAGAGGATGTACATGGCACAAATAACTCCTGAGGCAATCATGTAAGCCTGTCTCTGAGAAAAGAATATGAGTGGGGTAACGTGTTAAACACTCGCAAGCAAGAATAGATTctctttaaatacatttactcCTAAAACATCATAGCAATCACTCAGATGTCAGAAACTTACTGTGTCTTCAAGGGAAATTGTTTGGTTGCTGTTGAGCTCAGATCCAAAATTCGGGGAAGTGGAGTTGAGATCATTTCCAACCGGTATGCAGGGCGCATTGGCCATCCCCACAATCTGACCTTGTATTCCAGTGCCAATGACAGTTCCCAAAACCTCCACAGTCATACCTGAATAGGAAAATGGCAATGATGAGGCTTGTTTGGAACATAAATCTCATTATCACAGTATACTGTGTATCACATTCAGAATGTGTGCTCATTCTAATAGTGCTTAATGTTAGCATCcctataataaaaaatttaataagtATTATTTTGGGAATCCTCTGGAATATTAATTAGCATATAGAACAAAACTTTAGAAACTTCAACACACTATGATTCTGTATCACAAGATGATGAAAATGGTCAGTTGTTCATCAATGTTGAGAGACCTCACATTTTTTTCAGCTACCAGTTTTCACATGAGGCTAAATTCTAAATGCTGCCCTGTTTACTATAAATAACCAATGTAGGGAGCATAGCAAAAGGCTCTTGTCGAAGTGTACTTGCATCTGCTCAAGAGAACATCGTTTGAGATTTAAAAGCAATACTCTCTTAAGTATGTGTGGAAAACTTAAATACTACTATTTAATGTAAgatttttgcattattattactactctTATTATTGCTACTTtaattataattgtattattattaaataaaaataattaaacatttacaaatttgaatatttaaacattttaaaagcaataaaaatatatatatatatatatatatatatatatatatatatatatatatatatatatatatatatatatatatatatatatatataaaagaaataaattccaTGCTTTTACAAGTGATATTTAACCAGAATGttcagaaaacacacatttcaatagctgaataacagaaaaatgtgAAATCTTAAACTTCTAAATGTGGTTGTGCTCTGAAATGCATCAAACGTGTTCTAACCTCATTCATTCAGCCTAATATTTAATGACGAATAAAAGCATGGGCGGCTTCCTGAATCTTAAATGTTTAAGGGTGACTCATTCCTTACTGTTAATGGCACCTTGAAATACTTACGATAGGCGGTGGCTGAATCTCTCTCCTTCTGCTCTGAACTGATGAACATGGTGAGGGCTGAGTATGGCACATGGAAGCACTGCAatggaacaaaaagaaaaaaaaaagaagaaaaatgagataaaggttagctcacacacacttgcactacAGGTAGTTTGCATGCAGAggaataacataacataacataacataacaagCTGATCCATACCGTTTGCAGAGACTGGAAGAGGCAGTAGAATACGAGGTACCAGAGGACTTTACCCTGATCCACAGGAGGCACGTACCAGATGAGAAAGTAAGATATTACTGCAAAGGGAGTAGACAGAATAATCCTGCAAAGAAATGGATATGAGAAAATTATGGCTTGGATTATGAATTATTTGAGCATTGCAATTCACATGCAACTTCAGACATATCTGGAGTTAACAGTCAAATTTAACTTCCAGGAGTTTAGGAAAATTCACACGATGTGCCCAGTATATCCAAAAATACCTGTCCTCAAAATCACATGACGCCAATGCGCAATCCTCTCCATTTTGTCATGTCCTGAATCTAGTCAGACTGTTACATAATCATGAACAGTAGCTGGACATTTCATTATGGGCAATGTTTTGGGCCACATCCTGTAATTGCTGCACATTTCCCTGATGTGTTACTCATCTAACATGAATGTACAGCACAGAAAGTAGGAATTGAACGGAAGGGAGGACACACcatgagtcaaaaaaaaaaaaaaaaaaaaaaaaaaaagtggtaatAAACTGGTTTTGTGAACAGGTTTGTGACAATAACACTTCCATTGTTTATTTTCAACTTGGCTATATTAGGTCAGAGACGGAAAGCAACATACAAACCTATGACTCAAttgctataaatatattttcttggCTAATACACCCAGACAAAATAAACCACAATGACAGTGCTGCCTAGCATCTGTCCATTTCATGAGGATCCTACATCACTTTGAAAATAATACAAGCCTATGACAAGATTTAATATGTTGAGATATTGTCCCGACATGCTGTGTAAAATGTTAAATCCTAAAATTCCATATGAACCACACCCACATTCGTTTTCTTGTTCTGCTCTTTCAAGCAATTCCATTGCAGTATGTAGGTTGGAGCACAATAATGCATTATAGTGCTTTCTTTTTCAGTATTTCCTAACTAAATCCTTAAATAATACCAAGTATATAATAGATCCAGCCCTAAATAAAGGCACAAAACTGAATAATTGTCGCTACGGACACACTCTTGTTTGATGGCGAACATTTATGCGTCTTGTGAACTGAAGTAACCCTGTAAAGATACCC contains the following coding sequences:
- the mfsd2ab gene encoding sodium-dependent lysophosphatidylcholine symporter 1-B; this encodes MAKGEGAEQYSNSSLLRKRDDNEVITASKGEEKRPLSLCNKLCYAVGGAPYQITGCALGFFLQIYLLDVALLDPFYASIILFVGRAWDAITDPTVGFLVSRTPWTRFGRMMPWIILSTPFAVISYFLIWYVPPVDQGKVLWYLVFYCLFQSLQTCFHVPYSALTMFISSEQKERDSATAYRMTVEVLGTVIGTGIQGQIVGMANAPCIPVGNDLNSTSPNFGSELNSNQTISLEDTRQAYMIASGVICAMYILCAITLFLGVKERKEASKVRSERMSFFRGIRLVMGHGPYAKLVMGFLFTSLAFMLLEGNFALFCSYTLGYRDDFQNVLLVVMLSATLTIPFWQWFLTRFGKKTAVYVGTTIVIPFLITVVLLKSNLIVTYIIAFASGVSIAAAFLLPWSMLPDVVDDFKVLNPESQGHEAIFYSFYVFFTKFASGVSLGISTLSLDFAGYVTRGCTQPAAVDITLKILVSAAPIVLIIIGLIIFISYPIDEVRRQGNRKLLNEQRELESDAELSESELVNVL